One genomic region from Sphingomicrobium aestuariivivum encodes:
- a CDS encoding Ppx/GppA phosphatase family protein — MAQDAARKAPPRRRRSRGARAKAAPAAPTRGGRAPSYGALDLGTNNCRLLIARPDGGEGFTVIDAFSRIVRLGEGLAASGRLSDESMDRAVAALGVCAQKLKRRNVTLARSVATEACRRAANGRQFVDRVRRETGIVLDIIPPQEEARLAVLGCHKLLGPGDGPAVIFDIGGGSTELVLVEPDGEMPRIRAWWSAPWGVVSLTESEGRPNIEGPDRIAAYDRMRRRAREGFARFAEWLPKDRADIRLLGTSGTVTTLASVYLQLPSYDRRAVDGLHVPISAMRDITQTIAERDPAGRAALPCIGAERADLVVAGCAILEAILDIWPAQDLGIADRGIREGILRSLMARDGYQL, encoded by the coding sequence ATGGCGCAAGACGCCGCAAGGAAGGCCCCGCCGCGCCGCAGGCGCTCCCGGGGCGCACGCGCGAAAGCGGCTCCGGCCGCGCCGACGCGCGGGGGGCGGGCACCCAGCTACGGGGCGCTCGACCTCGGCACCAACAATTGCCGCCTCCTCATCGCCCGTCCCGACGGGGGCGAGGGGTTCACCGTCATCGATGCTTTCAGCCGCATCGTCCGGCTGGGCGAGGGGCTGGCCGCCTCCGGCCGCCTGTCCGACGAATCGATGGACCGCGCGGTCGCGGCGCTGGGCGTGTGCGCGCAGAAGTTGAAGCGCCGCAACGTGACGCTCGCCCGCTCGGTCGCCACCGAGGCCTGCCGCCGCGCCGCCAACGGGCGCCAGTTCGTCGATCGCGTGCGGCGCGAGACGGGCATCGTCCTCGACATCATCCCGCCGCAGGAAGAAGCGCGGCTCGCCGTCCTCGGCTGTCACAAGCTCTTGGGGCCGGGCGATGGCCCCGCGGTCATCTTCGACATCGGCGGCGGCTCGACCGAGCTGGTGCTGGTCGAGCCCGATGGCGAGATGCCGCGCATCCGCGCCTGGTGGTCGGCGCCGTGGGGCGTCGTCAGCCTGACCGAAAGCGAGGGGCGTCCCAATATCGAGGGGCCCGACCGCATCGCCGCCTATGACCGTATGCGCCGCCGCGCCCGCGAGGGCTTCGCGCGCTTTGCCGAATGGCTGCCCAAGGACCGCGCCGACATCCGCCTCTTGGGCACCAGCGGCACGGTGACCACGCTGGCCTCGGTCTATCTCCAGCTGCCGAGCTACGACCGCCGCGCCGTGGATGGCCTCCACGTGCCGATCAGCGCCATGCGCGACATCACCCAGACCATCGCCGAGCGCGATCCGGCCGGACGCGCGGCACTGCCGTGCATCGGGGCCGAGCGCGCCGACCTCGTGGTGGCCGGCTGCGCCATCCTCGAGGCGATCCTCGACATCTGGCCCGCGCAGGACCTCGGCATCGCCGACCGCGGCATCCGCGAGGGCATTTTGCGCAGCCTGATGGCAAGGGACGGATACCAGCTATGA
- a CDS encoding cell wall hydrolase has translation MTAATGPALDETTRAAFLDRAAEIAEDEQFTLDEMVANNRGIADNELNEQEWCLANAIYFEARGESLEGQLAVADVVINRAESGQYPDNWCDVIKQKAQFSFVQNRRFPRITEMKPWDTAKAVAQVAIDDAHEIVRGDVLWYHADYVNPHWAPAFNEVAKVGTHIFYQS, from the coding sequence ATGACTGCCGCCACGGGTCCGGCGCTTGACGAAACGACCCGCGCCGCCTTCCTCGACCGCGCTGCGGAAATCGCGGAAGACGAACAGTTCACGCTCGACGAGATGGTCGCCAACAACCGCGGCATCGCCGACAACGAGCTCAACGAACAGGAATGGTGTCTTGCCAACGCGATCTACTTCGAGGCGCGTGGCGAAAGCCTCGAGGGCCAGCTGGCCGTCGCCGACGTCGTGATCAACCGCGCCGAGAGCGGGCAGTATCCCGACAACTGGTGCGACGTGATCAAGCAGAAGGCGCAGTTCAGCTTCGTGCAGAACCGTCGCTTCCCCCGCATCACCGAAATGAAGCCGTGGGACACCGCCAAGGCCGTCGCGCAGGTCGCGATCGACGATGCCCATGAGATCGTCCGTGGCGACGTCCTGTGGTACCACGCCGACTATGTGAACCCGCATTGGGCCCCGGCCTTCAACGAGGTCGCCAAGGTCGGTACGCACATCTTCTACCAGAGCTAA
- the typA gene encoding translational GTPase TypA produces MQLRNVAIIAHVDHGKTTLVDQLFRQSGTFRDNQRVEERAMDSNDLEKERGITILAKCTSIVWEGEGREPVRINIVDTPGHADFGAEVERILSMVDGVILLVDAAEGPMPQTKFVCQKALGLGLQPIVVVNKIDRPDAREAEVLDEVFELFLTLDANDEQLDFPALYASGRAGFASKDPTVREGDLVPLFETIVDHVPAPGLDTEGEFKMLATLLDRDNFLGRILTGRIEQGTLKVGDPVRAIDINGNKVEDARISKLFAFKGLERVPVEEAKAGDIVAVAGLMTATVSNTIGTPTITEPVPASEIDPPTLSMTFAVNDSPFAGQDGDKVQSRVIRERLEREAETNVAIRVSESADKDAFEVAGRGELQLGVLIENMRREGFELSISRPRVLLRETPEGKEEPYETVVVDVDDDYSGTVVEKMAMRKAEMTDMRPSGQGKTRLTFSAPSRGLIGYHGEFLSDTRGTGIMNRVFERYGPYKGKIEGRQNGALISMEKGDAVAYALNALEDRGILFVSPGDPLYAGMVIGENAKPQDLEVNAQKSKQLTNFRASGKDEGIRLTPPRRMTLEQAIAYIQDDELVEVTPGAIRLRKRYLDTHERKKMSRKDAAAV; encoded by the coding sequence ATGCAGCTTCGTAACGTAGCCATCATCGCGCACGTCGATCATGGCAAGACCACCCTCGTCGACCAGCTTTTCCGCCAGTCGGGCACCTTCCGCGACAACCAGCGCGTCGAGGAACGCGCGATGGACTCGAACGATCTCGAGAAGGAACGCGGGATCACCATTCTCGCCAAATGCACCTCGATCGTCTGGGAAGGCGAGGGGCGCGAGCCGGTGCGGATCAACATCGTCGACACCCCGGGCCACGCCGACTTCGGCGCCGAGGTGGAACGCATCCTCTCGATGGTCGACGGCGTGATCCTGCTCGTCGATGCCGCCGAAGGCCCGATGCCGCAGACCAAGTTCGTCTGCCAGAAGGCGCTCGGCCTCGGCCTCCAGCCCATCGTCGTGGTCAACAAGATCGACCGTCCCGACGCGCGCGAGGCCGAAGTGCTCGACGAAGTGTTCGAACTCTTCCTCACGCTCGACGCCAATGACGAACAGCTCGACTTCCCCGCGCTTTATGCCTCGGGCCGTGCGGGCTTTGCCTCGAAGGATCCGACCGTGCGCGAGGGCGACCTCGTCCCGCTGTTCGAGACCATCGTCGACCATGTCCCCGCGCCCGGCCTCGACACCGAGGGCGAGTTCAAGATGCTGGCGACGCTGCTCGACCGCGACAACTTCCTCGGGCGCATCCTCACCGGCCGCATCGAGCAGGGTACGCTCAAGGTCGGCGATCCCGTCCGCGCGATCGACATCAACGGCAACAAGGTGGAAGATGCGCGCATCTCCAAGCTGTTCGCCTTCAAGGGTCTCGAGCGCGTGCCGGTCGAGGAAGCCAAGGCAGGCGACATCGTCGCCGTCGCGGGCCTCATGACCGCCACCGTGTCGAACACCATCGGCACGCCGACCATCACCGAGCCGGTCCCGGCCTCTGAAATCGACCCGCCGACGCTCAGCATGACCTTCGCGGTCAACGACAGCCCGTTCGCCGGCCAGGACGGCGACAAGGTGCAGAGCCGCGTCATCCGCGAGCGCCTCGAGCGCGAGGCCGAGACCAATGTCGCGATCCGCGTGTCGGAAAGCGCCGACAAGGACGCCTTCGAGGTTGCCGGCCGCGGCGAACTCCAGCTCGGCGTGCTCATCGAGAACATGCGCCGCGAGGGCTTCGAACTGTCGATCAGCCGTCCGCGCGTGTTGCTGCGCGAGACGCCCGAGGGCAAGGAAGAGCCCTATGAGACCGTCGTCGTCGACGTCGATGACGATTATTCGGGCACGGTCGTCGAGAAGATGGCGATGCGCAAGGCCGAGATGACCGACATGCGTCCCTCGGGGCAGGGCAAGACCCGCCTGACCTTCTCGGCGCCCAGCCGGGGCCTCATCGGCTATCATGGCGAATTCCTGTCCGACACCCGCGGCACCGGCATCATGAACCGCGTGTTCGAGCGTTACGGTCCCTACAAGGGCAAGATCGAGGGGCGCCAGAATGGCGCGCTCATCTCGATGGAGAAGGGCGATGCGGTCGCCTATGCGCTCAATGCGCTCGAAGATCGCGGCATCCTCTTCGTCTCGCCGGGCGATCCGCTTTATGCGGGCATGGTGATCGGCGAGAATGCCAAGCCGCAGGACCTCGAGGTCAACGCCCAGAAGTCCAAGCAGCTCACCAACTTCCGTGCCTCGGGCAAGGATGAAGGCATCCGCCTGACCCCGCCGCGCCGCATGACGCTCGAGCAGGCCATCGCCTATATCCAGGACGATGAACTGGTCGAGGTGACGCCGGGCGCGATCCGCCTCCGGAAGCGCTATCTCGACACGCACGAGCGCAAGAAAATGTCGCGCAAGGACGCTGCTGCCGTCTGA
- a CDS encoding cytochrome b: protein MQKPLHRYSTLAAFWHWLAAALVIGQFTTGWLFHKVYEKGTPERADWFEWHKTLGAALILVVLFRLLTRFFTTAPKQPERLPAWERLAGGISHFLLYVFMVAIPLGGLMAVSDKGGMVGLKFGLAFPAVPGVTEAVADWAGDAHETYVWAFAALLGVHLLAAVYHQSRRDAAAGRMPPFKR, encoded by the coding sequence ATGCAAAAGCCGCTTCACCGTTATTCGACGCTCGCCGCCTTCTGGCACTGGCTCGCCGCCGCGCTGGTCATCGGCCAGTTCACGACCGGCTGGCTGTTCCACAAGGTCTACGAGAAGGGCACCCCCGAGCGCGCCGACTGGTTCGAGTGGCACAAGACGCTCGGCGCGGCGCTGATCCTCGTGGTGCTCTTCCGCCTCCTCACCCGCTTCTTCACTACCGCGCCCAAGCAGCCCGAGCGGCTGCCCGCCTGGGAACGGCTGGCAGGCGGCATCAGCCACTTCCTGCTCTATGTCTTCATGGTCGCCATTCCGCTCGGCGGTCTCATGGCGGTCTCCGACAAGGGCGGCATGGTGGGCTTGAAGTTCGGGCTCGCCTTCCCCGCCGTGCCGGGCGTGACCGAAGCGGTCGCCGACTGGGCCGGCGATGCGCACGAGACCTATGTGTGGGCCTTTGCCGCCTTGCTCGGCGTCCACCTCCTCGCGGCGGTCTACCACCAGAGCCGACGCGATGCCGCTGCGGGACGAATGCCCCCCTTCAAGCGGTAG
- a CDS encoding 3-hydroxyacyl-CoA dehydrogenase NAD-binding domain-containing protein, protein MSDPISTEDHGPVRIIWSDNPPVNALGAAVRQGLVREIEAAEADDSIEAVVIACKGRTFFAGADISEFGKPPVMPWLPTVVDRIEACEKPVVAAIHGTALGGGCEVALGCHYRVALPTAKLGFPEVNLGLLPGAGGTQRGPRVAGVELALQMAVTGKPVSAQVAADAGLVDRIVEGDLIEHAVAYANEVKDTRPLPRSSQRDDRIKDADPSVFEEFKKKNAKLFRGDVAPAANLELIKVATEKPYEEGVIAERNKFMELMVGDQAKARQYFFFAERKASKIEGVDDSVQPREIKRVGVIGAGTMGGGISMNFLTAGIPVTIVEMNQDALDRGTGIMRKNYESTAKKGRMTPEQVEGAMGLLKPSLDFGDLAECDLIIEAVYENMDVKKEIFGRLDGIAKKGAILASNTSYLDINEIAASTSRPEDVLGLHFFSPANIMKLLEVVRGDKTADDVLVTAMALAKKIRKVAVIAGVCYGFIGNRMLIPRQLEAEKLLMEGATPAQVDKVHVEFGMPMGPFQMADLAGVDIGWHRDPSRIESIRDALCAIDRWGQKKGAGFYDYDENRRPSPSEKVQGIIEDFAKQKGVESHDIDEQEIIERTLYTMVNEGAKILEEGKAQRASDIDVVWVYGYGWPVYRGGPMYWADSVGLDKIVEGLKRQQDHLGDNFSFSQLLLDKAEKGEKFTR, encoded by the coding sequence ATGAGCGATCCCATCAGCACCGAAGACCACGGCCCCGTCCGCATCATCTGGTCGGACAATCCGCCCGTGAACGCGCTGGGCGCGGCGGTGCGGCAGGGTCTCGTGCGCGAGATCGAGGCGGCCGAGGCTGATGACAGCATCGAAGCCGTGGTCATCGCCTGCAAGGGCCGCACCTTCTTCGCGGGCGCCGACATCAGCGAGTTCGGAAAGCCGCCGGTGATGCCGTGGCTGCCGACCGTCGTCGACCGCATCGAGGCCTGCGAGAAGCCCGTCGTCGCGGCAATCCACGGCACCGCGCTTGGCGGCGGCTGCGAGGTCGCGCTCGGTTGTCACTATCGCGTCGCGCTGCCGACCGCGAAGCTCGGCTTCCCTGAAGTCAATCTCGGCCTGCTCCCCGGCGCCGGCGGCACCCAGCGCGGTCCCCGCGTCGCGGGCGTCGAGCTGGCGCTGCAGATGGCGGTCACCGGCAAGCCCGTCAGCGCGCAGGTCGCGGCCGACGCCGGCCTCGTCGACCGCATCGTCGAGGGCGACCTCATCGAACATGCCGTCGCTTATGCCAACGAGGTGAAGGACACCCGCCCGCTGCCGCGCTCGTCGCAGCGCGATGATCGCATCAAGGATGCCGACCCGTCGGTGTTCGAGGAGTTCAAGAAGAAGAACGCCAAGCTGTTCCGCGGCGACGTCGCGCCGGCCGCCAACCTCGAGCTCATCAAGGTCGCGACCGAAAAGCCCTATGAGGAAGGCGTCATCGCCGAGCGCAACAAGTTCATGGAATTGATGGTCGGCGACCAGGCCAAGGCGCGCCAGTACTTCTTCTTCGCCGAGCGCAAGGCCTCGAAGATCGAAGGCGTGGACGACAGCGTCCAGCCGCGCGAGATCAAGCGCGTCGGCGTCATCGGTGCCGGCACCATGGGCGGCGGCATCTCGATGAACTTCCTCACCGCGGGCATCCCCGTGACCATCGTCGAGATGAACCAGGATGCGCTCGATCGCGGCACCGGCATCATGCGCAAGAACTATGAATCGACCGCCAAGAAGGGCCGCATGACGCCCGAGCAGGTCGAGGGCGCGATGGGGCTCCTGAAGCCCAGCCTCGACTTTGGCGACCTCGCCGAATGCGACCTCATCATCGAGGCGGTCTACGAGAATATGGACGTGAAGAAGGAAATCTTCGGGCGTCTTGACGGCATTGCGAAGAAGGGCGCCATCCTCGCGTCCAACACCAGCTACCTCGACATCAACGAGATCGCCGCTTCGACCAGCCGCCCCGAGGACGTACTCGGCCTCCACTTCTTCTCGCCCGCCAACATCATGAAGCTCCTCGAGGTCGTGCGCGGCGACAAGACCGCCGACGACGTGCTCGTCACGGCGATGGCGCTGGCCAAGAAGATCCGCAAGGTCGCGGTCATCGCGGGCGTCTGCTACGGCTTCATCGGCAACCGCATGCTCATCCCGCGCCAGCTCGAGGCCGAGAAGCTCCTCATGGAAGGCGCCACGCCCGCCCAGGTCGACAAGGTCCATGTCGAATTCGGCATGCCGATGGGCCCCTTCCAGATGGCCGACCTAGCGGGCGTCGACATCGGCTGGCACCGCGATCCCAGCCGCATCGAGAGCATCCGCGACGCGCTCTGCGCCATCGACCGCTGGGGCCAGAAGAAGGGCGCGGGCTTCTACGACTATGACGAGAACCGCCGCCCGAGCCCGTCGGAGAAGGTGCAAGGCATCATCGAGGACTTCGCCAAGCAGAAGGGCGTCGAGAGCCACGACATCGACGAGCAGGAAATCATCGAGCGCACGCTCTACACGATGGTCAACGAGGGCGCGAAAATCCTCGAGGAAGGCAAGGCGCAGCGCGCCTCCGACATCGACGTCGTCTGGGTCTATGGCTACGGCTGGCCGGTGTATCGCGGCGGCCCGATGTACTGGGCCGACAGCGTCGGCCTCGACAAGATCGTCGAGGGGCTGAAGCGCCAGCAGGACCATCTCGGCGACAACTTCAGCTTCTCGCAGCTCCTTCTCGACAAGGCCGAGAAGGGCGAGAAGTTCACGCGCTAG
- a CDS encoding SDR family NAD(P)-dependent oxidoreductase: protein MSKGRLEGKVAIITGAGSGIGRATADLWRSEGATVVGADLMGTDVEVDAGSEQSVKSLIDQTVDQHGGLDILFANAGVSGGFDGIFDQDERAWAEILRVNLIGPAMAIKHAAPHIKKRGGGSIIVTASVAGLRSGAGGPAYTASKAGVINLVKISAQQLTGSGVRVNAICPGLIETGMTQFIYDHARQKGREAEIGSLNPLQRGGEPEEIAHAALFLASEEASYVNGHALVVDGGLSSSHPYTRQVYGRTAS from the coding sequence GTGAGCAAGGGGCGTCTCGAGGGCAAGGTCGCCATCATCACCGGCGCGGGCTCGGGGATAGGGCGCGCGACCGCCGACCTGTGGCGCAGCGAAGGCGCCACCGTGGTCGGCGCCGACCTCATGGGCACCGACGTCGAGGTCGATGCAGGCTCCGAGCAGAGCGTTAAATCGCTCATCGACCAGACCGTCGACCAGCATGGCGGGCTCGACATCCTGTTCGCCAATGCGGGCGTCTCGGGCGGGTTCGACGGCATCTTCGACCAGGACGAGCGTGCCTGGGCCGAGATCCTGCGCGTCAACCTGATCGGCCCCGCGATGGCGATCAAGCATGCCGCGCCGCACATCAAGAAGCGCGGCGGCGGCTCGATCATCGTCACCGCAAGCGTCGCGGGCCTGCGCTCGGGCGCGGGCGGGCCGGCCTATACGGCCTCGAAAGCGGGCGTCATCAACCTCGTCAAGATCAGCGCCCAGCAGCTCACCGGCTCGGGCGTGCGCGTCAATGCCATCTGCCCCGGCCTGATCGAGACCGGCATGACCCAGTTCATCTACGACCATGCGCGCCAGAAGGGCCGCGAGGCCGAGATCGGCAGCCTCAATCCCCTGCAGCGCGGCGGCGAGCCTGAAGAGATCGCCCATGCCGCCCTGTTCCTCGCCTCCGAGGAGGCATCCTACGTCAACGGCCACGCGTTAGTCGTCGACGGCGGACTTTCCAGTTCCCACCCCTATACGCGGCAAGTCTACGGCCGCACCGCAAGCTAG
- a CDS encoding SDR family NAD(P)-dependent oxidoreductase → MTDPFDLSGKSAIVTGSSRGIGKAIAEQLAMRGANVVISSRTQETCEEVATAINAAGKGKAIAVAANISDKAGLQAMVDRANAEFGQVDILVCNAASNPYYGPMGGITDEQFEKILQNNVISNHWLIQMVAPGMLEREDGSIVIVSSIGGMTASTTIGAYNVSKAADFQLARNLAAEFGPRKVRVNCIAPGLIRTDFAKALWENPELLKKITRHMPLRRIGEPEEIAGAAVYLASPASSYMTGQSIVVDGGSTIGAGL, encoded by the coding sequence ATGACCGATCCCTTCGACCTTTCAGGCAAGAGCGCCATCGTCACCGGCTCCAGCCGCGGCATCGGCAAGGCGATCGCCGAACAGCTGGCGATGCGCGGCGCCAATGTCGTCATCTCGAGCCGCACGCAGGAAACCTGCGAGGAAGTCGCCACGGCGATCAACGCGGCGGGGAAAGGCAAGGCCATCGCGGTCGCTGCCAACATCTCGGACAAGGCGGGGCTGCAGGCGATGGTCGATCGAGCCAATGCCGAATTCGGCCAGGTCGACATCCTCGTCTGCAACGCCGCCTCCAACCCCTATTACGGGCCGATGGGCGGGATCACCGACGAGCAGTTCGAGAAAATCCTCCAGAACAATGTCATCTCGAACCACTGGCTGATCCAGATGGTCGCGCCCGGCATGCTGGAGCGCGAGGACGGCTCGATCGTCATCGTCTCCTCGATCGGGGGCATGACGGCCAGCACCACCATCGGTGCCTATAACGTCTCCAAGGCCGCCGACTTCCAGCTGGCGCGCAACCTTGCCGCCGAGTTCGGGCCCAGGAAGGTTCGCGTGAACTGCATCGCGCCGGGCCTCATCCGCACCGACTTCGCCAAGGCGCTGTGGGAGAACCCCGAGCTCCTCAAGAAGATCACCCGCCACATGCCTCTTCGCCGCATCGGAGAGCCCGAGGAAATCGCGGGCGCGGCGGTTTATCTCGCTTCGCCTGCCAGTAGCTACATGACCGGCCAGAGCATCGTCGTCGACGGCGGGTCGACCATCGGAGCAGGGCTGTGA
- a CDS encoding acyl-CoA dehydrogenase family protein yields MDFDLTERQAFFRDRVKAFIDEHVRPRVGDYHSQIAEGDRWQPLPVIEELKPLAREAGLWNLFMPPGGQLSHVDESFEFEGEQLTNLEYALCAEEMGRIMWSSEVFNCSAPDTGNMEVFHRYGTREQKEQWLGPLMRGEIRSAFLMTEPGVASSDATNIECSITRDGDDYVINGRKWWSSGAGDPRAKVAILMGKTDPEEHKYRQQSMILMPLDADGVTVERPLTVYGYDDAPHGHMEIRLDNVRVPASNLLLGEGRGFEIAQGRLGPGRIHHCMRTIGAAEEALELMVKRLNARVAFGKTIAEHSIWEQRVADARIEIDCTRLLCLKAADMMDKVGNKHAKAEIAMIKVKAPNMALKVIDDAVQAFGGAGVSQDTPLAGMWAGIRTLRLADGPDEVHARSIAKLEYAKHAEIAR; encoded by the coding sequence ATGGACTTTGACCTTACGGAAAGGCAGGCCTTTTTCCGCGATCGCGTGAAGGCGTTCATCGACGAGCACGTCCGCCCGCGAGTCGGGGATTATCATTCGCAGATCGCCGAGGGTGACCGCTGGCAGCCGCTGCCGGTGATCGAGGAGCTGAAGCCGCTCGCCCGTGAGGCGGGGCTGTGGAACCTGTTCATGCCGCCGGGCGGCCAGCTCAGCCATGTCGACGAGAGTTTCGAGTTCGAGGGCGAACAGCTCACCAACCTCGAATATGCGCTGTGCGCCGAGGAAATGGGGCGCATCATGTGGTCCTCCGAAGTCTTCAACTGCTCGGCGCCCGACACCGGCAACATGGAGGTCTTCCACCGCTACGGTACGCGCGAACAAAAAGAGCAGTGGCTTGGCCCCCTGATGCGCGGCGAGATCCGCTCGGCCTTCCTGATGACCGAGCCGGGCGTCGCTTCTTCCGATGCCACCAACATCGAATGCTCGATCACCCGCGACGGCGATGACTATGTCATCAACGGCAGGAAATGGTGGTCGAGCGGGGCAGGGGACCCGCGCGCGAAAGTCGCGATCCTGATGGGCAAGACCGACCCCGAGGAACACAAGTATCGCCAGCAGTCGATGATCCTCATGCCGCTGGACGCCGACGGCGTGACGGTCGAGCGCCCGCTCACCGTCTACGGCTATGACGATGCGCCGCACGGCCATATGGAAATCCGTCTCGACAATGTCCGCGTGCCCGCTTCCAACCTCTTGCTCGGCGAAGGACGCGGCTTCGAGATCGCGCAAGGCCGCCTCGGGCCCGGCCGCATCCACCATTGCATGCGCACCATCGGCGCGGCGGAAGAAGCGCTCGAACTGATGGTGAAGCGCCTCAATGCCCGTGTCGCCTTCGGCAAGACCATCGCCGAACATTCGATCTGGGAGCAGCGCGTCGCCGATGCGCGGATCGAGATCGACTGCACGCGGCTTCTCTGCCTCAAGGCTGCCGACATGATGGACAAGGTCGGCAACAAGCACGCCAAGGCCGAGATCGCGATGATCAAGGTGAAGGCGCCGAACATGGCGCTCAAGGTCATCGACGACGCCGTCCAGGCCTTCGGCGGCGCGGGCGTCAGCCAGGACACGCCGCTCGCGGGCATGTGGGCGGGCATCCGCACGCTGCGCCTCGCCGACGGCCCCGACGAGGTGCATGCGCGGAGCATCGCCAAGCTCGAATATGCCAAACATGCGGAGATTGCCCGATGA
- a CDS encoding acyl-CoA dehydrogenase family protein, whose product MADLETFKRDVRSWLEANVPASMRTPMKSEKDICWGGRDFVFQSDDQKTWLEKAGERGWTVPDWPKEYGGGGLSPEESKILKAEMKKMGVRTPLTSFGISMLGPALLKFGTEEQKKRFLPEIARGEIRWCQGYSEPGAGSDLAGLRTSADDAGDHYVVNGQKVWTSYADQADWIFCLVRTSKESKHGGISFLLFDMASEGVSTKPIKLISGYSPFCETFFDDVKVPKDQLVHKENEGWTVAKYLLGHEREMISGMGLGGERGSSLLSEAIPEADAILAADLARFDVDALAFQAMSEAFIDRLKAGEAHPAEPSMMKYAGTELNKRRHELIMQGGGSDALEWESDRSKGGAKPRDWLRTKANSIEGGTSEIQLGIIAKHILQLPGA is encoded by the coding sequence ATGGCCGATCTGGAGACATTCAAACGCGACGTGCGGAGTTGGCTGGAGGCCAATGTGCCCGCCTCCATGCGCACCCCGATGAAGTCCGAAAAGGACATTTGCTGGGGCGGTCGCGATTTCGTCTTCCAGTCGGACGACCAGAAGACATGGCTCGAGAAAGCGGGGGAACGCGGCTGGACCGTGCCCGACTGGCCGAAGGAATATGGCGGCGGCGGCCTTTCCCCCGAGGAATCGAAGATCCTCAAGGCCGAGATGAAGAAGATGGGCGTGCGCACCCCGCTCACCAGCTTCGGCATCTCGATGCTCGGCCCCGCGCTGTTGAAATTCGGCACCGAGGAGCAGAAAAAGCGCTTCCTCCCCGAGATCGCGCGCGGCGAGATCCGCTGGTGCCAGGGCTATTCGGAACCCGGCGCGGGCAGCGACCTCGCGGGGCTTCGCACTAGCGCCGACGATGCGGGCGACCATTATGTCGTCAACGGCCAGAAGGTGTGGACCAGCTACGCCGATCAGGCCGACTGGATCTTCTGCCTCGTGCGCACCTCGAAAGAGAGCAAGCACGGCGGCATCAGCTTCCTCCTCTTCGACATGGCGTCGGAGGGCGTGTCGACCAAGCCGATCAAGCTGATCAGCGGCTACAGCCCCTTCTGCGAGACCTTCTTCGATGATGTGAAGGTCCCCAAGGACCAGCTCGTCCACAAGGAAAACGAGGGCTGGACCGTCGCCAAATATCTCCTCGGCCACGAACGCGAGATGATCTCGGGCATGGGCCTTGGCGGCGAGCGCGGCTCCTCGCTCCTCAGCGAAGCGATCCCCGAGGCCGACGCCATCCTCGCCGCCGACCTTGCCCGCTTCGACGTCGACGCCCTCGCCTTCCAGGCGATGAGCGAGGCCTTCATCGACCGGCTGAAGGCGGGCGAAGCGCATCCCGCCGAGCCCAGCATGATGAAATATGCCGGCACCGAGCTGAACAAGCGCCGCCACGAGCTGATCATGCAGGGCGGCGGCAGCGACGCGCTCGAATGGGAAAGCGACCGCTCGAAGGGCGGTGCCAAGCCCCGCGACTGGCTCCGCACGAAGGCGAACTCCATCGAGGGCGGCACCTCCGAAATCCAGCTCGGCATCATCGCCAAGCATATCCTCCAGCTCCCGGGAGCCTGA